The following proteins are encoded in a genomic region of Arthrobacter jiangjiafuii:
- the rpsK gene encoding 30S ribosomal protein S11, with translation MPPKTRGAVRKPRRKDKKNIALGQAHIKSTFNNTIVSITDPSGAVISWASAGEVGFKGSRKSTPFAAQMAAEAAAKRAQEHGVRKVDVFVKGPGSGRETAIRSLQATGLEVGSISDVTPSAHNGCRPPKRRRV, from the coding sequence ATGCCCCCCAAGACTCGTGGAGCGGTCCGCAAACCGCGTCGCAAGGATAAGAAGAATATTGCGCTTGGCCAGGCGCATATCAAGAGCACCTTTAACAACACCATCGTGTCCATCACGGACCCGTCCGGTGCTGTTATCTCATGGGCTTCCGCCGGTGAGGTTGGCTTCAAGGGCTCGCGTAAGTCCACCCCGTTCGCTGCGCAGATGGCTGCTGAAGCCGCTGCAAAGCGCGCCCAGGAACACGGCGTCCGCAAGGTCGACGTCTTCGTGAAGGGCCCGGGATCCGGCCGCGAAACCGCTATCCGCTCGCTCCAGGCCACCGGCCTGGAGGTTGGCTCCATTTCGGATGTCACCCCGAGCGCGCACAACGGTTGCCGGCCCCCGAAGCGCCGCCGCGTATAA
- a CDS encoding tRNA pseudouridine synthase A — MSIERPAVPSLDGGLFRVRMDLSYDGAPFYGWAVQDDLPTVQGILEAALAVLVRRPVRLTVAGRTDSGVHARGQVVHFDLTGPEWEGLSRGAALTPEEALIRRMRGILNKDLTMPLRKAKAAKRAIHAMEGAITVHSAELAPEGFDARFSALWRRYSYRIADREASRDPLTRSVTLWHDFALDEHRMNAAADAVLGMKDFLSFCKPRTGATTVRELQEFSFLRRPDGVIEAHLQADAFCHNMVRSLVGGAMLVGAGDRRPEWLGERLLARIRDSKSLLAPPHPLILEEVRYPALAYMRERAESTRARRAVPGF, encoded by the coding sequence ATGAGCATCGAGAGGCCCGCCGTACCTTCACTGGACGGCGGGCTTTTTCGTGTCCGGATGGATTTGTCCTACGACGGCGCCCCGTTCTACGGCTGGGCTGTCCAGGACGACCTGCCCACGGTGCAGGGGATTCTTGAGGCGGCACTGGCTGTCCTGGTCCGCCGGCCGGTCCGGCTGACCGTCGCCGGCCGGACCGACTCGGGTGTCCACGCCAGAGGCCAGGTGGTCCACTTCGACCTCACCGGGCCGGAGTGGGAGGGGCTGTCCCGCGGGGCCGCGCTCACGCCGGAGGAAGCACTGATCCGCCGCATGCGGGGCATCCTCAACAAGGACCTGACCATGCCGCTGCGCAAGGCAAAGGCCGCAAAGCGTGCCATCCATGCCATGGAAGGGGCCATAACGGTCCATTCCGCGGAGCTGGCGCCGGAAGGCTTCGACGCCCGGTTTTCGGCCCTCTGGCGGCGCTACAGCTACCGGATAGCCGACCGGGAAGCCAGCCGCGACCCGCTGACCAGGAGCGTGACGCTGTGGCATGATTTCGCCTTGGACGAGCACCGGATGAATGCCGCAGCGGACGCAGTCCTGGGCATGAAGGACTTCCTTTCGTTCTGCAAGCCCCGCACTGGGGCAACCACCGTGCGGGAGCTGCAGGAGTTCTCGTTCCTGCGCCGGCCCGACGGTGTGATCGAGGCCCACCTGCAGGCGGATGCGTTCTGCCACAACATGGTCCGCTCGCTCGTGGGCGGGGCGATGCTGGTGGGTGCGGGGGACCGGAGGCCGGAATGGCTCGGCGAACGCCTCCTGGCACGGATCCGCGATTCCAAGTCGCTGCTGGCACCCCCGCACCCCTTGATCCTTGAAGAGGTGCGGTATCCGGCTCTGGCATACATGCGGGAGCGGGCAGAGAGCACACGGGCCCGACGGGCGGTGCCGGGCTTTTGA
- the rplQ gene encoding 50S ribosomal protein L17 codes for MPTPTKGKRLGGSPAHQRLMLANLAAQLFEHKQITTTVTKAKRLRPYAERLITFAKRGDLSSRRRVLGLISDKGIVHELFTDIAPAVEKRDGGYTRITKIGNRKGDNAPMAVIELVLEPVSAKQAVVAEAETAAAVAAPAPVEESAESADSAESAESADSAESAESADSAESAESADSADEAVETEEKK; via the coding sequence ATGCCTACACCCACCAAGGGTAAGCGCCTCGGAGGCAGCCCTGCCCACCAGCGCCTGATGCTGGCGAACCTGGCTGCCCAGCTGTTCGAGCACAAGCAGATCACCACCACGGTGACCAAGGCCAAGCGCCTTCGTCCCTACGCCGAGCGCCTGATCACGTTCGCAAAGCGCGGAGACCTGTCTTCACGCCGCCGCGTCCTGGGTCTGATCTCGGACAAGGGTATTGTCCACGAGCTCTTCACCGACATTGCTCCGGCAGTCGAGAAGCGCGACGGCGGCTACACCCGTATCACCAAGATCGGCAACCGCAAGGGCGACAACGCCCCCATGGCTGTCATCGAGCTGGTCCTGGAACCGGTTTCCGCCAAGCAGGCCGTTGTGGCCGAGGCTGAGACCGCAGCAGCTGTTGCTGCACCGGCACCGGTTGAGGAATCCGCTGAGTCTGCTGACTCCGCAGAGTCCGCTGAGTCTGCTGACTCCGCAGAGTCCGCTGAGTCTGCCGACTCCGCCGAGTCCGCTGAGTCTGCCGACTCCGCCGACGAAGCAGTGGAGACCGAAGAGAAGAAGTAA
- the rpmJ gene encoding 50S ribosomal protein L36 — MKVQPSVKQICDKCKVIRRNGRVMVICENPRHKQRQG; from the coding sequence ATGAAGGTCCAGCCGAGCGTCAAGCAGATCTGCGATAAGTGCAAGGTGATTCGCCGTAACGGTCGAGTCATGGTGATCTGCGAGAACCCGCGCCACAAGCAGCGCCAGGGCTAA
- a CDS encoding DNA-directed RNA polymerase subunit alpha produces MLIAQRPTLTEEVVADNRSRFIIEPLEPGFGYTLGNSLRRTLLSSIPGAAVTSIRLEGVLHEFTTVPGVKEDVTEIILNVKNLSVSSEHDEPVVAYLRKQGPGVVTAADIAPPAGVEFHNPDLHIATLNSKGKFELELTIERGRGYVSASQNKSGDQEIGRIPVDSIYSPVLKVTFRVEATRVEQRTDFDRLIVDVETKDAIAPRDAVASAGTTLVELFGLARELNSAAEGIEIGPSPTDAALAADMALPIEDLELTVRSYNCLKREGIHTVGELVARSEADLMDIRNFGAKSIDEVKAKLVELGLSLKDSPPGFDLAARAAAIEEDESEYSDDEL; encoded by the coding sequence GTGCTCATTGCACAGCGCCCCACCCTCACTGAAGAAGTCGTAGCCGACAACCGCTCGCGGTTCATCATCGAACCGCTGGAACCCGGTTTCGGCTACACCCTCGGCAACTCCCTCCGCCGTACGCTGCTGTCCTCGATCCCCGGTGCCGCTGTAACCAGCATCCGGCTCGAAGGCGTGCTGCACGAGTTCACCACGGTCCCGGGCGTAAAGGAAGATGTCACTGAGATCATCCTGAACGTCAAGAACCTGTCGGTCTCTTCCGAGCACGACGAACCCGTTGTCGCCTACCTGCGCAAGCAGGGTCCCGGCGTCGTGACGGCCGCGGACATTGCGCCGCCGGCCGGCGTGGAGTTCCACAACCCGGATCTGCACATTGCCACGCTGAATTCGAAGGGCAAGTTCGAACTCGAACTGACCATCGAACGCGGCCGCGGCTACGTCTCTGCAAGCCAGAACAAGTCCGGTGACCAGGAAATCGGCCGTATTCCGGTTGACTCCATCTACTCACCGGTCCTGAAGGTGACCTTCCGCGTGGAGGCCACCCGTGTTGAACAGCGCACCGACTTCGATCGCCTGATCGTTGACGTTGAGACCAAGGATGCCATTGCACCGCGCGACGCCGTCGCCTCTGCCGGCACCACCCTGGTTGAACTGTTCGGCCTGGCCCGCGAGCTGAACAGCGCTGCCGAAGGTATTGAAATCGGTCCGAGCCCCACGGATGCCGCACTGGCAGCCGATATGGCCCTGCCGATCGAAGACCTCGAGCTGACCGTGCGTTCCTACAACTGCCTCAAGCGTGAAGGCATCCACACTGTGGGTGAACTCGTTGCCCGCTCCGAGGCTGACCTGATGGACATTCGCAACTTCGGTGCAAAGTCCATTGATGAGGTAAAGGCAAAGCTGGTTGAGCTGGGTCTGTCCCTGAAGGATTCGCCTCCCGGATTCGACCTGGCCGCACGTGCCGCAGCTATTGAAGAGGACGAGTCCGAATACTCGGACGACGAGCTCTAA
- the infA gene encoding translation initiation factor IF-1: MAKKDGVIEIEGSVNEALPNAMFRVELANGHIVLAHISGKMRQHYIRILPGDRVVVELSPYDLTRGRIVYRYK, translated from the coding sequence ATGGCCAAGAAAGACGGCGTCATTGAGATTGAGGGCTCGGTCAACGAAGCCCTGCCCAACGCGATGTTCCGCGTTGAGCTGGCCAATGGCCACATTGTGCTTGCGCACATCTCGGGAAAGATGCGTCAACACTACATTCGCATCCTCCCCGGAGACCGCGTTGTAGTGGAACTTAGCCCGTACGACCTCACTCGGGGCCGTATCGTCTACCGCTACAAGTAA
- the rpsM gene encoding 30S ribosomal protein S13, whose protein sequence is MARLAGVDIPREKRVVIALTYIYGVGKTRADQTLAETGISPETRVKDLTDAELVQLRDYIEGNFKVEGDLRREVAADIRRKVEIGSYQGIRHRRGMPVHGQRTKTNARTRKGPKRTVAGKKKAAR, encoded by the coding sequence ATGGCACGTCTCGCTGGCGTTGACATTCCCCGCGAAAAGCGGGTTGTGATTGCGCTTACCTATATCTACGGCGTGGGCAAGACCCGTGCAGACCAGACCCTGGCAGAGACCGGCATCAGCCCGGAAACTCGCGTCAAGGACCTCACGGATGCTGAGCTCGTTCAGCTGCGTGACTACATCGAGGGCAACTTCAAGGTTGAGGGTGACCTCCGCCGCGAGGTAGCCGCCGACATTCGCCGCAAGGTTGAAATCGGCAGCTACCAGGGTATCCGCCACCGTCGTGGCATGCCCGTACACGGCCAGCGCACGAAGACCAACGCTCGTACCCGCAAGGGCCCGAAGCGCACGGTTGCCGGTAAGAAGAAGGCCGCCCGCTAA